Genomic DNA from Torulaspora delbrueckii CBS 1146 chromosome 8, complete genome:
GCTCCACTGTTACCAGCACCTGGGCCATTAGCAGCGCCATTAACACCTAATGCGGCGTCGTTGAAACTAAAGTTCGAGAATTGACCTCTCGAAGCCTTCATCTGTTGTGAGTAAGCTTCGTAACGACGTAGTTCGGCATCAGATACAGAACGCTTAGCGGTCTTCATAGCTTCAGCGAAGTGTTCCTTAGTTATGTATGGAACAaggtcttcttcttgttcttcctctttagAGTCTTGCTTGGTTTCTCCATCCATTTCGACATCCTCCTCATTCTTGACAGCCTTCTTTGCCTCTAGCTGTCTTTGAGCTTCAATAGAATCCTTGATGGCAAACTTGGCAGCTCTTTGGACGATGTAAGACAAATCGGCACCAGAAAAGCCTTGGGTAGCCTTAGAGATTGCATTTAGATCTAGACCTGGCTCTAATGGAGCTTTCCTTAGTTGGGCCTTCATGATGGATAATCTTGCCATTTCGTCAGGTAGTGGGACGtagatcaattgatccaaTCTACCTGGTCTTAAAATAGCTGGGTCAATTTGATCTGGTCTGTTGGTAGCACCAATGACAAAAacgttcttcttcgcaTTCATACCATCCATCTCTGTCAACAACTGGTTAACAACTCTGTCAGAAGCACCACCTGCATCACCAACAGAACCACCTCTAGCCTTAGCAATAGAATCCAATTCATCCAAGAACACAACGGTTGGAGCAGCTGCTCTGGCCTTGTCAAAGATATCACGAATGTTAGACTCTGATTCACCGTACCACATACTCAGTAATTCAGGACCCTTAACTGAAATAAAGTTGGCGGAAACTTCAGTGGCCACAGCCTTGGCCAATAATGTCTTACCGGTACCTGGAGGACCATAGAAGAGGACACCCTTTGATGGAGCCAAACCAAACTTTGTGTATTGATCTGGATGTAGGACTGGGTATTCaacagtttctttcaattcttccttaaTCTCATCCAAACCACCAATGTCATCCCAAGTAACGTTGACGCTCTCCACAACGGTTTCACGTAGAGCAGATGGGTTAGAGTTACCAAGAGCAAATCTGAAATTGTCCATTGTAACTCCCAAAGAATCCAAGATTTCGGCATCGATTTCGTCTTCGTCCAAGTCGATTAGATCCATCTTTTCACGAATCTGCTGCATGGCTGCCTCAGAACATAGAGATGCGATATCGGCACCAACGTAACCGTGGGTCTCAGATGCAAGAGATTCCAAGTCAACATCTTCGGCCAGTTTCATATTCTTTGTGTGGATACGCAAAACTTCCAGTCTACCAGTAGCATCTGGAATACCGATATCAACTTCACGGTCGAATCTAccaaatcttctcaaagctGGGTCGATAGAATTTGGCCTGTTGGTAGCAGCGATGACGACCACATTGGATCTTGCCTTCATACCATCCATCAACGTTAGCAATTGAGATACCACTCTTCTTTCGACTTCACCGTTAGTCTTATCTCTCTTTGGAGCAATAGAGtcgatttcatcgatgaagatgatagcAGGAGCGTTCTTCTCAGCTTCCTCGAAAGCCTTTCTCAAATTAGACTCGGATTCACCAGCCATCTTAGACATAACTTCAGGaccattgatcaagaagaagaaagcacCTGTTTCATTGGCCACAGCTCTGGCCATCAAAGTCTTACCAGTACCAGGTGGACCGTACATCAAAACACCCTTTGGTGGTTTGATACCAatagctttgaaaagttgtgGATGTCTCAAAGGCAACTCAACCAATTCTCTAATTTGCGCCATTTGCTTACGACAACCACCGATATCGTCATAACCAACATCGTTCATATTGTTCTCCTCATCCTCTCTGTTAATTGGCTCACCTTCCCAGTGAATGATTGTATCCTGAGCCACCACTGCATACTCATCCGGTTCCACGTCGACCACTTTAAACTCCACTTGTCTCATACCACCTCTTACAACAAAGTGGTCACCCTTTCTCACTGGTCTATAAGCCTCCACAAAGTAAGGCTTCAAGAAAACGTCAAACAGGTTACCTGTAAGACCCTCGATCGTGTCTGCGATCGGTAGAACGGAGATCCTCGAAGCATACTTGATGTCAGGACAAGGGTGGATAGT
This window encodes:
- the CDC48 gene encoding AAA family ATPase CDC48 (similar to Saccharomyces cerevisiae CDC48 (YDL126C); ancestral locus Anc_7.288) — protein: MKEEHKPLLDASGADQAKEDATATAILRRKKKDNMLLVDDAINDDNSVIAINSNTMDKLELFRGDTVLVKGKKRRDTALIVLIDDELDDGACRVNRVVRNNLRIRLGDLVTIHPCPDIKYASRISVLPIADTIEGLTGNLFDVFLKPYFVEAYRPVRKGDHFVVRGGMRQVEFKVVDVEPDEYAVVAQDTIIHWEGEPINREDEENNMNDVGYDDIGGCRKQMAQIRELVELPLRHPQLFKAIGIKPPKGVLMYGPPGTGKTLMARAVANETGAFFFLINGPEVMSKMAGESESNLRKAFEEAEKNAPAIIFIDEIDSIAPKRDKTNGEVERRVVSQLLTLMDGMKARSNVVVIAATNRPNSIDPALRRFGRFDREVDIGIPDATGRLEVLRIHTKNMKLAEDVDLESLASETHGYVGADIASLCSEAAMQQIREKMDLIDLDEDEIDAEILDSLGVTMDNFRFALGNSNPSALRETVVESVNVTWDDIGGLDEIKEELKETVEYPVLHPDQYTKFGLAPSKGVLFYGPPGTGKTLLAKAVATEVSANFISVKGPELLSMWYGESESNIRDIFDKARAAAPTVVFLDELDSIAKARGGSVGDAGGASDRVVNQLLTEMDGMNAKKNVFVIGATNRPDQIDPAILRPGRLDQLIYVPLPDEMARLSIMKAQLRKAPLEPGLDLNAISKATQGFSGADLSYIVQRAAKFAIKDSIEAQRQLEAKKAVKNEEDVEMDGETKQDSKEEEQEEDLVPYITKEHFAEAMKTAKRSVSDAELRRYEAYSQQMKASRGQFSNFSFNDAALGVNGAANGPGAGNSGAPSGAGAAFGGDAEEDDDLYS